The Hemiscyllium ocellatum isolate sHemOce1 chromosome 14, sHemOce1.pat.X.cur, whole genome shotgun sequence genome includes a region encoding these proteins:
- the LOC132822079 gene encoding uncharacterized protein LOC132822079 has translation MEPKGSFIQASGRSNTEEEAMPLSKEDEFLRHLSQEEKECLSFLIETIDSLEVELEQDDDEGLAKGDATISDGFYEFLGMVCSTRQTEDTASADVAAPCDSIGIIGNVDIITASPPAQVISNRDTKSNSVVDTTPNQTAAFKESKQGKESMVHQGSETIIALENKPSDQSKATPPDEQSSSRTLTLLPAHSKKFDTILRSGVSVQELRAQVLARLSGSGQKKPSGQMESLAAQSDSLRLLGRPEQKAARQDALQRLGLVKFTGGLSNSNNPSILQPFATEGTQQLKSSQSPKETGHRESLKKLGLLNLGS, from the exons GAAGATGAATTCTTACGCCATTTGTCGCAAGAGGAAAAAGAATGCCTCAGCTTTTTGATTGAAACCATTGACTCATTAGAGGTGGAATTGGAGCAAGATGATGATGAAGGGCTGGCAAAGGGGGATGCTACTATCAGTGACGGTTTTTATGAGTTTCTAGGAATGGTATGCAGCACTCGACAAACAGAAGATACAGCAAGCGCAG aTGTTGCAGCTCCCTGTGACAGTATTGGAATAATTGGAAATGTGGATATAATCACCGCTAGCCCGCCTGCTCAAGTgatcagtaacagagacacaaaGTCAAATTCTGTGGTTGATACAACACCCAACCAAACAGCAGCATTCAAAGAGAGCAAGCAGGGGAAGGAGTCAATGGTGCATCAAGGATCTGAAACGATAATAGCATTGGAAAACAAACCCTCAGACCAGTCCAAAGCGACTCCACCTGATGAACAAAGTTCATCCAGAACACTTACTTTGCTTCCTGCTCATTCTAAAAAGTTTGACACCATTTTGAGGTCAGGGGTAAGTGTGCAGGAGCTCCGAGCCCAGGTTCTAGCCCGTCTTAGTGGGTCTGGCCAGAAGAAGCCAAGTGGTCAGATGGAGAGTTTGGCTGCCCAGTCCGACTCACTCCGATTGCTTGGAAGGCCTGAGCAAAAGGCAGCAAGGCAAGATGCCCTTCAAAGACTAGGACTGGTGAAATTTACTGGAGGCTTGTCTAACAGCAACAACCCCTCCATCTTGCAACCTTTTGCAACAGAAGGAACTCAACAGTTAAAATCTTCGCAATCACCAAAAGAAACAGGTCATAGAGAATCTTTGAAAAAGTTGGGTCTTTTAAACCTGGGATCTTGA